A stretch of the Haloplanus aerogenes genome encodes the following:
- a CDS encoding 30S ribosomal protein S3ae: MSERSVSKQKRGKRWYTIFAPEQYDRAELGQTVADEPEKVIGRTIETTLGELTDDAGANNTKLTFKITDVGSDAAYTEFVKHELTRDYLRSLVRRGASKIDATITVLTTDDYRVRVQPVAFTTKKADRSQEQAIRRIMIDIIEDAAAERDFQSFVESAVEGRLSSAIYGDAKTVYPLRRVEIQKLTLEARPEEVAAEEEAAVDVDEEDVAVEE; encoded by the coding sequence ATGAGTGAACGTTCAGTATCCAAGCAGAAACGCGGCAAGCGCTGGTACACCATCTTCGCCCCGGAGCAGTACGACCGGGCGGAACTCGGCCAGACGGTTGCCGACGAACCGGAGAAAGTCATCGGACGAACGATCGAAACGACCCTCGGCGAACTCACTGACGACGCCGGGGCGAACAACACCAAACTCACGTTCAAGATCACGGACGTGGGCTCGGACGCCGCCTACACGGAGTTCGTGAAGCACGAACTCACGCGGGACTACCTGCGGAGCCTCGTGCGCCGCGGCGCCTCGAAGATCGACGCGACGATCACGGTGCTGACGACGGACGACTACCGCGTCCGCGTCCAGCCCGTCGCGTTCACGACGAAGAAGGCCGACCGCAGTCAGGAGCAGGCCATCCGTCGGATCATGATCGACATCATCGAGGACGCCGCCGCCGAACGCGACTTCCAGTCCTTCGTCGAGAGCGCCGTCGAGGGCCGACTCTCCTCGGCCATCTACGGCGACGCCAAGACGGTCTACCCGCTTCGCCGGGTCGAGATCCAGAAGCTCACCCTCGAAGCGCGACCCGAAGAGGTCGCCGCCGAGGAAGAAGCCGCCGTCGACGTGGACGAAGAAGACGTCGCCGTCGAGGAGTAA
- a CDS encoding sodium:calcium antiporter: MLVDAVLFLGGLAALVVGADRAVTGAGDLALYYGVSPFFIGVTLISVGTSVPEMVTSVYAAYYGAGDLVVGNIVGSETAQITLAVAIIALIAPFVTERRNVLVYGSAMLLAMIIMLLTLDDGIIVRSEGFLMMLAYVQFIYTLYTNEGGEEIAEEVIEEPAEPEHALPWILGGLALVVVGGQVMVTNGVDLARVVGIPEYLIGLLTGLGTTAPEIVVAGIAAHEGRGGISVGSILGSNITDPVFSLGVGALFFDVRVENVAALWPSLTYMFVASVIVLSLFYWREGIDRRMAIVCLLLYLPTFVVV, translated from the coding sequence ATGCTCGTCGACGCCGTGCTCTTTCTGGGGGGATTGGCGGCGCTCGTGGTGGGTGCCGACCGAGCCGTGACCGGCGCCGGTGATCTCGCGCTCTACTACGGCGTCTCGCCCTTCTTTATCGGTGTGACCCTCATCTCGGTCGGTACGTCGGTGCCGGAGATGGTCACGTCCGTCTACGCCGCCTACTACGGCGCGGGTGATCTCGTCGTCGGCAACATCGTCGGCTCCGAGACGGCACAGATCACGCTCGCCGTCGCCATCATCGCGTTGATCGCCCCGTTCGTCACCGAGCGACGCAACGTCCTCGTCTACGGGTCTGCCATGTTGCTGGCGATGATCATCATGCTCCTGACGCTCGACGACGGCATCATCGTCCGATCCGAGGGCTTTCTCATGATGCTGGCGTACGTCCAGTTCATCTACACCCTCTACACGAACGAGGGTGGCGAGGAAATCGCGGAGGAGGTGATCGAGGAGCCAGCGGAACCGGAACACGCCCTTCCCTGGATTCTCGGCGGGCTGGCGCTGGTCGTCGTCGGCGGGCAGGTCATGGTCACGAACGGCGTCGACCTCGCGCGGGTGGTCGGCATTCCCGAATATTTGATCGGCCTGCTCACCGGCCTCGGGACGACGGCACCGGAAATCGTCGTCGCCGGTATCGCCGCCCACGAGGGTCGAGGTGGCATCTCGGTCGGGTCGATCCTCGGGAGCAACATCACCGACCCCGTCTTCTCGCTGGGGGTGGGCGCCCTCTTTTTCGACGTGCGTGTCGAGAACGTGGCCGCGCTCTGGCCCTCGCTCACGTATATGTTCGTCGCGTCCGTGATCGTGCTGTCGCTGTTCTACTGGCGGGAGGGGATCGACCGCCGGATGGCCATCGTCTGCCTGTTGCTGTATCTCCCGACGTTCGTGGTGGTGTAA
- a CDS encoding VIT1/CCC1 transporter family protein gives MVSIQRLLRRLLANEDVVSISRRYFVSNGFDGTLTAIGIVVGAVLSGIPDGATVIKIGLGAAVGLGTSAVWSVWEIERAETRAQILQLERAMLTDLDDTRIQREQHGARFLHAIMSGLGPLIGILIPLTPFLFEGSVFTMTEAGVVAVGLGVGVLGAFGAYMGSISGQRWYVAAARMGVAGLVVAGINVALPG, from the coding sequence GTGGTCTCGATCCAGCGGCTCCTCCGCCGACTGCTCGCGAACGAGGATGTCGTTTCGATTTCGCGGCGCTACTTCGTCTCCAACGGCTTCGACGGCACGCTCACGGCCATCGGCATCGTCGTCGGCGCTGTCCTCTCCGGCATCCCGGATGGAGCAACCGTCATCAAGATCGGACTGGGGGCGGCCGTCGGTCTCGGCACCTCCGCCGTCTGGAGTGTCTGGGAGATCGAACGCGCCGAGACCAGAGCCCAGATTCTGCAACTGGAGCGGGCGATGCTCACCGACCTCGACGACACGCGCATCCAGCGTGAGCAACACGGCGCCCGATTCCTCCACGCCATCATGAGCGGTCTCGGGCCACTCATCGGGATTCTGATTCCCCTGACGCCGTTCCTGTTCGAGGGGTCGGTGTTCACGATGACGGAGGCGGGCGTCGTTGCCGTCGGTCTCGGCGTGGGCGTGCTTGGGGCGTTCGGGGCCTACATGGGGTCGATTTCGGGGCAGCGGTGGTACGTCGCGGCGGCGCGAATGGGGGTGGCGGGGCTGGTGGTGGCGGGGATCAACGTGGCGTTGCCGGGGTGA
- a CDS encoding exonuclease RecJ, with protein sequence MSTAPATAEDADAGEIADAVSTAPFVRVVAAADGDSLAASGVLVRACRDSAIPFQVRVDAVPDPVPGDEDDLVVGVGTTGGDLALTGPDPASLTAAAVARELGVDPDPLLALAGVATANRPLDAGDAATLLDAARERTTVDRRPGVAVPTTDLADGLAHSMLVSAPVSGDPEAARAALSEFDLSAEPTDDEYRRLASWLAIEATASSARAAEAVERALRPHATPEAAFATIEGFGDALDAVARERPGTGVALAIRDDGLRTAALDAWRAHASAVHGALAEAATGRYDGVFVARVDERDPGRLGTIARLCRDFRSPEPVVLIVGESAAAAAASVDDARLGTALAEAVRTVDAEGSSAGESRRATARFSGTVEVSRFVTAFREAL encoded by the coding sequence ATGTCCACCGCGCCCGCCACTGCCGAGGACGCCGACGCCGGCGAGATTGCCGACGCGGTCAGCACGGCCCCGTTCGTTCGGGTCGTCGCGGCCGCCGACGGCGATTCGCTGGCCGCGAGCGGCGTCCTCGTGCGGGCGTGCAGGGACTCTGCGATCCCCTTCCAGGTGCGCGTCGACGCGGTGCCCGACCCGGTACCGGGTGACGAGGACGACCTCGTCGTCGGTGTCGGAACGACGGGTGGCGATCTCGCCCTCACGGGCCCCGATCCGGCGAGCCTCACGGCCGCCGCGGTGGCGCGCGAACTCGGCGTCGACCCGGACCCGTTGCTCGCGCTCGCCGGCGTCGCGACCGCAAATCGACCGCTCGATGCGGGTGACGCGGCGACGCTGTTGGACGCGGCCCGCGAGCGGACGACCGTCGACCGCCGCCCCGGCGTGGCGGTGCCGACGACGGATCTCGCGGACGGCCTCGCCCACTCGATGCTCGTTTCGGCGCCCGTCTCGGGCGATCCCGAGGCGGCGCGGGCGGCGCTGTCGGAGTTCGACCTGTCGGCGGAGCCGACCGACGACGAGTACCGACGGCTCGCGTCGTGGCTGGCCATCGAGGCGACGGCGTCGTCGGCGCGGGCTGCCGAGGCGGTCGAGCGGGCACTGCGCCCGCACGCGACGCCAGAGGCGGCGTTCGCAACGATAGAGGGCTTCGGCGACGCACTCGACGCGGTCGCGCGCGAGCGACCGGGGACGGGCGTCGCTCTCGCCATTCGCGACGACGGGTTGCGAACGGCGGCCCTCGACGCGTGGCGGGCCCACGCCAGCGCCGTGCACGGCGCGCTGGCCGAGGCGGCGACGGGCCGGTACGACGGCGTCTTCGTCGCCCGGGTCGACGAGCGCGACCCCGGTCGACTCGGCACGATCGCTCGACTCTGTCGGGATTTCCGGTCGCCGGAACCGGTCGTGTTGATCGTGGGCGAATCCGCGGCCGCGGCCGCCGCGAGTGTCGACGACGCGCGGCTCGGGACGGCGTTGGCCGAGGCGGTACGGACGGTCGACGCCGAGGGATCGAGTGCTGGCGAGAGCCGGCGAGCGACGGCGCGGTTCAGCGGTACAGTGGAGGTATCGAGGTTCGTCACGGCGTTCAGGGAGGCGCTATGA
- a CDS encoding DsrE family protein, protein MGTEHDRRRFLGLAAGASTLTLAGCSTAPGDSGTSSSPTEPDESTDTDTPTSQSMSTVFHFARGPDYQQHALANVANLLDDSSTAVENVVVVANGQGVELLVASESNHPDRVTELLNRGVSFRACENSLAARDIEESALIDGVETVPAGVGELTKLQARDDFAYIETP, encoded by the coding sequence ATGGGTACCGAACACGATCGACGCCGGTTTCTCGGGCTGGCGGCTGGCGCCTCCACCCTCACCCTTGCGGGGTGTTCCACCGCACCGGGCGACAGCGGAACGTCCAGCTCGCCCACCGAACCCGACGAATCGACCGACACCGACACACCGACATCCCAATCCATGAGCACCGTCTTTCACTTCGCCAGAGGTCCCGACTATCAGCAACACGCCCTCGCCAACGTCGCGAACCTGTTGGACGACTCCTCGACGGCCGTCGAGAACGTCGTCGTGGTCGCCAACGGGCAGGGGGTCGAACTCCTCGTCGCCTCGGAATCGAATCACCCCGACCGCGTCACCGAACTCCTCAACCGTGGCGTCTCCTTCCGTGCGTGTGAGAACTCGCTGGCGGCACGCGACATCGAGGAATCAGCCCTCATCGACGGCGTCGAGACGGTGCCGGCCGGCGTCGGCGAACTCACCAAACTGCAGGCCCGAGACGACTTCGCCTACATCGAGACGCCGTGA
- a CDS encoding thiamine pyrophosphate-binding protein, translating into MSGGVSDDASKNGAEHVYDALVDAGVDLLVGLPGTQTLPLDRIVTQRDEIDYVMARHETAIPHIAWGHYESGGGMAATLTVPGPGDTNAMHGLKNAFEDCVPMVHISADVDPDDRGRGPIHEIAADTFDNVVKSNQNVGAKDRLDEQVSRGIAIARTPPTGPVRLGIPSSFLDSPVRPQDVRVDPERQSYDIDDEVEETVELLTTAERPVVYVGGGARRSDGGPDVASVLAAALDAPVVASYKGKGVVPEDNERFVGVTGSHLPAGAERILSRSDVVLALGTDFDGVTTDDWSLPMGDRLVHVNVDPADIGDPYPPTIPIVGDVGDVGKRLLAGIRARDQPRTRWDGAALGRRVREEYHEHLADLGVLAADAEPAYTPAVLRTIRERLPRETVVVTGVGGFRLWTKQVFEAYTPETYVTAGSWAGMGVGLPAALGAKLANPDTPVVSLIGDGGLLMCLQELHTAVEYDLDVIAVVFDNADYGIISKSAEFSQPGDRSPFRWDSPDFVTLAEGFGARGTAVSTATEAGDALEAALERTAGPELIDVQITRSEPSVVEAADYESTIALE; encoded by the coding sequence ATGTCAGGTGGTGTGAGCGACGACGCGTCGAAGAACGGGGCGGAACACGTCTACGACGCCCTCGTCGACGCCGGCGTCGATCTCCTCGTCGGGCTTCCAGGGACGCAGACGCTCCCTCTGGATCGGATCGTGACCCAGCGTGACGAGATCGACTACGTGATGGCCCGCCACGAGACGGCGATCCCGCACATCGCGTGGGGGCATTACGAATCCGGCGGAGGGATGGCGGCCACACTGACCGTCCCCGGGCCGGGGGATACGAACGCGATGCACGGGCTAAAGAACGCGTTCGAAGACTGCGTCCCGATGGTCCACATCTCGGCGGATGTCGATCCGGACGACAGGGGACGTGGTCCGATTCACGAAATTGCGGCCGACACCTTCGACAACGTCGTCAAATCGAACCAGAACGTCGGGGCGAAGGATCGGCTCGACGAGCAAGTCAGCCGTGGAATCGCTATCGCCAGGACGCCACCGACCGGGCCGGTTCGGCTCGGTATCCCGAGTTCGTTCCTCGATTCGCCCGTTCGGCCGCAGGATGTACGCGTCGACCCCGAACGGCAGTCGTACGACATCGACGACGAAGTCGAGGAGACGGTCGAACTACTGACGACTGCGGAGCGGCCAGTCGTTTACGTCGGTGGTGGGGCGCGTCGATCGGACGGCGGCCCGGATGTCGCATCGGTGCTCGCAGCGGCGCTCGACGCACCCGTCGTCGCATCGTACAAGGGGAAGGGAGTCGTCCCGGAGGACAACGAGCGGTTCGTCGGCGTGACTGGCAGTCACCTTCCAGCCGGTGCCGAGCGAATACTGTCCCGTTCTGATGTCGTCCTCGCCCTCGGAACCGACTTCGACGGGGTGACGACGGACGACTGGTCGCTCCCGATGGGCGACCGACTCGTCCACGTGAACGTAGATCCGGCCGACATCGGCGATCCGTACCCCCCGACGATCCCGATCGTGGGTGACGTGGGGGACGTCGGGAAGCGGTTGCTCGCAGGCATTCGTGCCCGTGACCAGCCGCGCACGCGGTGGGACGGGGCCGCACTCGGTCGTCGCGTCCGCGAGGAGTATCACGAGCATCTCGCGGACCTCGGCGTCCTCGCTGCCGACGCAGAGCCGGCGTACACACCCGCAGTGCTCAGGACCATCCGGGAGCGTCTCCCGCGTGAGACGGTCGTGGTGACGGGTGTGGGAGGGTTCCGCCTGTGGACAAAGCAGGTTTTCGAGGCGTATACCCCGGAAACCTACGTGACAGCCGGATCGTGGGCCGGAATGGGTGTCGGTCTCCCCGCAGCACTCGGCGCAAAACTGGCGAACCCCGACACGCCGGTCGTCTCGCTTATCGGGGACGGCGGGCTACTGATGTGTCTCCAAGAACTCCACACGGCCGTCGAGTACGACCTCGACGTGATCGCCGTGGTCTTCGACAACGCCGACTACGGGATCATCAGCAAGTCGGCGGAGTTCTCACAGCCGGGCGACCGATCACCGTTTCGGTGGGACTCGCCGGACTTCGTGACGCTCGCGGAGGGATTCGGAGCACGCGGGACTGCCGTCTCGACTGCGACCGAGGCGGGTGACGCCCTCGAAGCCGCGCTGGAACGAACGGCGGGACCGGAACTCATCGACGTGCAGATCACCCGCTCCGAGCCTTCGGTCGTCGAAGCGGCAGACTACGAATCGACGATCGCTCTCGAGTGA
- a CDS encoding KEOPS complex subunit Pcc1 — protein MKRARVETTHDHAATIAAALRPDNTPSMSTDVSDDVVRTTIERETAGGLQSTVDDYVVNLTVAETVARTAREHDNHE, from the coding sequence ATGAAGCGCGCTCGCGTCGAGACGACACACGACCACGCGGCGACGATTGCGGCCGCACTCCGGCCGGACAACACGCCGTCGATGTCGACGGACGTGTCGGACGACGTCGTCCGCACGACCATCGAACGCGAGACTGCGGGCGGACTGCAGTCGACCGTGGACGACTACGTGGTGAACCTGACGGTCGCGGAGACCGTTGCACGAACAGCACGCGAACACGACAACCATGAGTGA
- a CDS encoding 30S ribosomal protein S15, producing MARMHTRRRGSSGSDKPVADEPPEWSDVDEEAIEERVVELAEQGHDPSVIGMKLRDEGVKGTPIPDVKLATGKKLTEILEEHDADGDLPADLRNLMVRAIRLREHMEANPQDHQNKRALQNTESKIRRLVSYYRGDALDEDFTYSYDVAVELLEE from the coding sequence ATGGCACGAATGCACACCCGCCGCCGTGGCTCGTCCGGTTCGGACAAGCCGGTGGCAGACGAACCCCCGGAGTGGAGCGACGTAGACGAGGAAGCCATCGAAGAGCGCGTCGTCGAACTCGCCGAGCAGGGTCACGACCCGAGCGTCATCGGGATGAAACTGCGCGACGAGGGCGTGAAGGGCACGCCGATCCCCGACGTGAAGCTGGCGACGGGGAAGAAGCTCACCGAGATCCTCGAGGAGCACGACGCCGACGGCGACCTGCCGGCGGATCTACGCAACCTGATGGTGCGGGCGATCCGCCTGCGCGAGCACATGGAGGCGAACCCGCAGGACCACCAGAACAAGCGCGCGCTCCAGAACACGGAGTCGAAGATCCGCCGCCTGGTCAGCTACTACCGCGGTGACGCGCTCGACGAGGACTTCACCTACAGCTACGACGTCGCCGTCGAACTCCTCGAAGAGTAA
- a CDS encoding cation:proton antiporter: MAAETALLEVGAMFAAIGAVGFLAGRLDLSPIPFYILVGIALNESVLGAVGLPAVSNGEFVQVGAELGIVFLLFFLGLEFNLDRLLADRTRIGTAGVIDLVVNFGVGLGVGWLLFGSLLPALLIAGVVYISSSAIITKSLLDLGWIANPESSPLLGVLVFEDLVVAVYLAVVTALVAGGGDVGAAARAIGIAFAFILFLLAIVAAGTALFERLLDTPSSEYFILRAVGVTVLLAGAALAVGVSEAVAAFFVGMAFSATEYVHDLETALSSIRDVFAAVFFFWIGLVTDPFVVVGAADVILLLVVLTAPAKLLSGFYGGRAYALNDRRSLRVGLAMVTRGEFSLIIAAVALSGAGSTLPVETAETIYAAAVGYVLVMSALGTTLMGASGRFERFLPS, translated from the coding sequence ATGGCCGCTGAGACGGCCCTGCTCGAAGTCGGCGCGATGTTCGCGGCCATCGGCGCCGTCGGCTTCCTCGCTGGCCGACTCGACCTCTCGCCGATCCCGTTTTACATCCTCGTCGGCATCGCCCTGAACGAGTCCGTCCTCGGCGCCGTCGGCCTCCCCGCGGTGTCGAACGGGGAGTTCGTCCAGGTCGGCGCCGAACTCGGCATCGTCTTCCTCCTCTTTTTCCTCGGTCTGGAGTTCAATCTGGACCGCTTGCTCGCGGATCGGACACGGATCGGCACGGCCGGCGTGATCGACCTCGTCGTCAACTTCGGCGTCGGCCTCGGAGTCGGGTGGCTCCTCTTCGGCAGCCTCCTGCCCGCCCTCTTGATCGCCGGTGTGGTGTACATCTCCTCCAGCGCCATCATCACGAAGTCGCTGCTCGACCTGGGCTGGATCGCAAACCCCGAGAGTTCGCCCCTGCTCGGCGTCCTCGTCTTCGAGGACCTCGTCGTCGCCGTCTACCTCGCGGTCGTGACGGCACTGGTTGCCGGCGGCGGCGACGTGGGCGCGGCGGCCCGCGCCATCGGTATCGCGTTCGCGTTCATCCTCTTTCTCCTCGCCATCGTCGCCGCCGGAACGGCGCTGTTCGAACGTCTCCTCGATACGCCCTCCTCGGAGTATTTCATCCTCCGGGCGGTCGGCGTGACGGTCCTGCTGGCGGGCGCGGCGCTCGCCGTCGGCGTCAGCGAGGCCGTCGCCGCCTTCTTCGTCGGCATGGCATTCAGCGCGACGGAGTACGTCCACGATCTGGAGACGGCGCTCTCCTCGATCCGGGACGTCTTCGCCGCGGTCTTTTTCTTCTGGATCGGCCTCGTCACCGACCCGTTCGTGGTCGTCGGGGCCGCCGATGTGATCCTGCTTCTGGTCGTCCTGACGGCCCCAGCGAAACTCCTCAGCGGCTTCTACGGCGGCCGGGCGTACGCCCTCAACGACCGCCGCTCGCTCCGCGTGGGGTTGGCGATGGTCACCCGCGGGGAGTTCTCGCTCATCATCGCCGCCGTCGCACTCTCCGGCGCCGGCAGTACCCTCCCCGTCGAGACGGCCGAGACCATCTACGCCGCCGCGGTGGGCTACGTCCTCGTCATGAGCGCGCTGGGCACGACACTGATGGGGGCGTCCGGCCGCTTCGAGCGGTTCCTCCCCTCCTGA
- a CDS encoding cation:proton antiporter regulatory subunit produces the protein MRVYESEVPGVGRKFELELTGGTSVVVVVHHDGRCELFRRDGPDADGEKILDLKGEQANRLGSILEGAYFESVDVDSLSVPLGEAIIEWVEVGTGSPVAGETLESSEIRTETGTSIIAIQRGEETVSNPDADTELEPGDLLVAVGTREEQAELAALVEGSA, from the coding sequence ATGCGGGTGTACGAGTCGGAAGTCCCCGGCGTCGGGCGGAAGTTCGAACTCGAACTCACCGGCGGCACGTCGGTCGTCGTCGTCGTCCACCACGACGGCCGGTGTGAACTGTTCCGTCGCGACGGCCCGGACGCCGACGGCGAGAAGATTCTCGATCTGAAGGGCGAGCAAGCCAACCGACTCGGCTCGATCCTCGAAGGCGCGTACTTCGAATCCGTCGACGTGGATTCCCTGTCGGTCCCGCTCGGCGAAGCCATCATCGAGTGGGTCGAAGTGGGCACGGGGTCACCAGTCGCGGGCGAAACGCTCGAATCGTCGGAGATACGGACCGAGACGGGCACGTCGATCATCGCGATCCAGCGCGGGGAGGAGACGGTCTCGAATCCCGACGCCGACACGGAACTCGAACCCGGCGACCTCCTCGTCGCCGTCGGAACCCGAGAGGAACAGGCCGAACTCGCTGCGCTGGTCGAGGGATCGGCGTAG
- a CDS encoding universal stress protein yields the protein MATILLATDGSEDARQAASEAIDLAEEREATLHVICVVDKRRFGDPALSSAELATIYAEDHAELCVADVVAMAADRPVTVEGDTRHGIPHEVILDYAEEVDADTIVVGDRGDHAEHFSGVGRTVRERTDRDVIVVEAGA from the coding sequence ATGGCAACCATCCTTCTAGCCACGGACGGGAGCGAGGACGCACGTCAGGCGGCGAGCGAGGCCATCGACCTCGCGGAGGAACGGGAGGCGACGCTCCACGTCATCTGTGTCGTCGACAAGCGCCGCTTCGGTGACCCAGCGCTCAGTTCGGCGGAACTCGCGACCATCTACGCGGAGGACCACGCCGAGCTGTGTGTCGCGGACGTAGTCGCAATGGCGGCGGACCGCCCCGTGACCGTCGAGGGGGACACGCGCCACGGGATTCCCCACGAGGTCATCCTCGACTACGCCGAGGAAGTCGACGCCGACACCATCGTCGTCGGTGACCGCGGCGACCACGCGGAACATTTCTCGGGCGTCGGGAGAACGGTTCGGGAGCGGACCGACCGGGACGTGATCGTCGTCGAGGCGGGCGCGTAG
- a CDS encoding DUF211 domain-containing protein gives MATVRRLVLDVLKPHDPPLVDFADRVAETDGVEGVTVSLIEHDREVQNVEVTLDGAALDVASIEETIEQLGGTIHSVDLVACGEYVVGDRPPSRDR, from the coding sequence ATGGCAACCGTTCGACGACTCGTCCTCGACGTGCTCAAACCGCACGACCCGCCACTCGTGGATTTCGCGGATCGCGTCGCCGAGACCGACGGTGTCGAGGGAGTTACCGTCTCACTCATCGAACACGACCGAGAGGTGCAGAACGTCGAGGTGACGTTGGACGGAGCCGCCCTCGACGTGGCGTCCATCGAGGAGACCATCGAACAGCTCGGCGGCACCATCCACTCCGTCGATCTGGTCGCGTGTGGTGAATACGTCGTCGGTGATCGGCCACCCAGCCGAGACCGCTGA
- a CDS encoding SIMPL domain-containing protein (The SIMPL domain is named for its presence in mouse protein SIMPL (signalling molecule that associates with mouse pelle-like kinase). Bacterial member BP26, from Brucella, was shown to assemble into a channel-like structure, while YggE from E. coli has been associated with resistance to oxidative stress.) gives MRRRTHVLAAVGVAALLVLAGCAGGPTESPTATADAPGQSTDRTPATPASDSTIRVAGSGSADAEPNQAVVRVAVVAVGPDAATARQRLAENTSRMRTALSEIGIGEDRITTRRYDIYQDRRRPREEGAEPRVQYRASHDFEITVTDPDRVGEVIDTSVRNGASEINDVSFTLSTERRRQLQQRARSAAMADARAKARALAADANLTVTGVRVIRTTSRGVPRYADAGAGGAMTETPVATAAPPSDLESGPVTVTTTVEVVYEAAPESNATG, from the coding sequence ATGCGACGACGCACACACGTACTCGCCGCCGTCGGCGTCGCGGCCTTGCTCGTGCTCGCCGGCTGTGCGGGTGGACCGACCGAATCACCGACTGCGACGGCCGACGCGCCGGGACAGTCGACGGATCGCACGCCAGCCACCCCGGCCTCGGATAGCACCATCCGGGTCGCCGGGAGCGGGAGCGCGGACGCCGAACCGAATCAGGCGGTCGTCCGCGTCGCGGTCGTCGCCGTCGGCCCCGACGCCGCGACGGCCCGCCAGCGACTCGCCGAGAACACCTCGCGGATGCGCACCGCGCTCTCCGAGATCGGTATCGGGGAGGATCGGATCACCACCCGACGGTACGACATCTATCAGGATCGGCGCCGGCCTCGCGAGGAGGGCGCCGAACCTCGCGTGCAGTACCGCGCCTCCCACGACTTCGAGATCACGGTCACCGACCCCGACCGCGTCGGTGAGGTGATCGACACGTCCGTTCGGAACGGGGCGAGCGAGATCAACGACGTATCCTTCACACTCTCGACGGAGCGTCGTCGCCAGCTTCAACAGCGCGCCCGGAGTGCGGCGATGGCCGACGCGCGGGCGAAGGCGCGAGCGCTCGCGGCCGACGCGAACCTCACCGTCACCGGGGTCCGGGTGATCCGGACGACCAGTCGCGGCGTGCCCCGGTACGCCGACGCCGGCGCTGGCGGAGCGATGACGGAGACACCCGTCGCGACCGCCGCGCCGCCGTCCGACCTCGAATCCGGTCCCGTCACCGTGACGACGACCGTCGAGGTCGTCTACGAGGCGGCGCCCGAGAGCAACGCGACCGGGTAG
- a CDS encoding phosphopantetheine adenylyltransferase, whose protein sequence is MSHAERIAILGGTFTPIHNGHRALLHKAFQTASHDGPGDGHVIVGLTSTELAAKTRSAAHAERLGDYEDRRAALAAELDDTAEPYTATCEIVQLSDTEGPAATRADVDALVVSPEAKAQHRAHELNAHRREADLSPLEIHTPPFVVAEDGNRISSTRIRNGEIDVHGRLLD, encoded by the coding sequence ATGAGCCACGCCGAGCGAATCGCGATTCTCGGTGGGACGTTCACGCCGATCCACAACGGCCACCGCGCCCTCTTGCACAAGGCCTTCCAGACGGCGAGCCACGACGGGCCCGGCGACGGACACGTGATTGTCGGCCTCACCTCGACGGAACTCGCTGCGAAGACGCGGAGCGCGGCCCACGCCGAACGCCTCGGCGATTACGAGGACCGGCGGGCGGCGCTCGCGGCCGAACTCGACGATACGGCCGAGCCGTACACGGCCACCTGCGAAATCGTCCAGTTGTCGGATACGGAAGGTCCCGCGGCGACGCGAGCGGACGTGGACGCCCTCGTCGTCTCTCCGGAGGCGAAGGCCCAGCACCGCGCGCACGAACTCAACGCCCACCGACGCGAGGCCGACCTCTCACCGCTGGAGATCCACACGCCACCTTTCGTCGTCGCCGAGGACGGCAACCGGATCAGTAGCACCCGCATCCGAAACGGCGAGATCGACGTGCACGGCCGCCTGCTCGACTGA